A region from the Rosa rugosa chromosome 6, drRosRugo1.1, whole genome shotgun sequence genome encodes:
- the LOC133716656 gene encoding zinc finger BED domain-containing protein RICESLEEPER 2-like has translation MTSDSSPIGHELVAECAAPTEEETNQTISANASEEEEETTAAGPRGKKRKCDRTPKVSKRKREKKAPVRSEVWEHFTKFDQPLIEVVDGVETVVGSTKRAQCKYCPTHLACDSRENGTSSLRKHIELICKGYPCRVNLEEGQQILSTDMVDGKPSLTSRTWSQDACVDAATRMIVIDELPFSAIERPGFRHFCEVVVPRFEVPCRKVIVKNFLRMYEAKKSELKAELQSHCVCLTTDTWTSCQNINYMVITSHFIDYGWEMHKRVLKFCVIPNHHGNTIGKILENALIEWTIDRVLTISVDNAAANGVVIEYIRKKMLTWDRKPICGGKFMHVRCLAHIVNLIVRSGLHIMERSVASIRNAIRYVRSSQARTDAFKVCMEQTKVECKKICILDVPTRWNSTYLMLDTALELRKAFDRMAEDEDVKYRSYFDEEEELEEEEDDQVVDRSRTPRKRVGPPKDEDWEMAEIFVNFLRVFYQVTVNVSASLHPTSQLAFHDIVAIKAEIDDLFCKPIDGESTETDKLLFQMANKMRKKYSKYFDQLDDINQLFLVAVVLDPRYKLRYFEFNCDNMLGLDRSEIKRRSNDVKELWVNLCDLYAASMGAQGSQKSRSGESTAMVTSSSSKSQKTKGRVTGKRKVMLEDWNRQLEEGDQVVVGHEVDRYLLDPIEKPKEGEDWKILLWWKLNGSKYPNLQALARDVLPFQVSTVASESSFSTGKRVMDPYRSSLTPKSVEALICLQNWLKSDSIVGLEYIPTIEEMEFYEKVEQEQADEERKRKEQAQNASASKTARDPKTARDSKAAKIPKTSDATKSSKISKTSDATKSSKTSKLSKSKK, from the exons ATGACCTCTGATTCAAGTCCTATTGGTCACGAGTTGGTGGCTGAATGTGCTGCTCCaacagaagaagaaaccaaTCAAACCATTAGTGCCAATgcatcagaagaagaagaagaaaccacTGCTGCTGGTCCGAGAGGGAAGAAGAGAAAATGTGATCGGACTCCGAAAGTTTcaaagagaaagagggagaagAAAGCTCCAGTACGTTCAGAAGTTTGGGAGCACTTCACCAAGTTTGATCAGCCACTAATCGAGGTGGTCGATGGAGTGGAAACGGTTGTTGGGAGCACAAAACGAGCTCAATGTAAGTATTGCCCTACCCATCTAGCATGTGATTCTAGAGAGAATGGCACTAGCTCACTTAGGAAACACATCGAGCTTATTTGTAAGGGTTATCCATGCAGAGTTAATTTAGAGGAGGGACAACAAATTTTAAGTACTGATATGGTGGATGGGAAGCCTAGTTTAACTAGTAGGACTTGGAGTCAGGATGCTTGTGTAGATGCTGCTACTAGAATGATAGTGATAGATGAGCTTCCTTTCAGTGCCATTGAAAGGCCTGGATTTAGGCACTTTTGTGAAGTTGTTGTTCCTAGATTTGAGGTGCCATGTAGGAAGGTTATTGTCAAGAATTTTTTGAGGATGTATGAAGCAAAAAAGAGTGAGTTGAAAGCTGAATTGCAGTCCCATTGTGTCTGTTTAACAACAGATACATGGACTAGTTGTCAAAACATCAATTACATGGTCATCACATCCCATTTTATAGACTATGGTTGGGAAATGCACAAAAGAGTTTTAAAGTTTTGTGTAATTCCAAACCATCATGGCAACACTATTGGTAAAATATTAGAGAATGCCTTGATTGAGTGGACAATTGATAGAGTTTTGACAATTAGTGTAGACAATGCAGCTGCAAATGGGGTTGTTATTGAGTACATTAGGAAGAAAATGTTAACTTGGGATAGGAAGCCAATTTGTGGAGGCAAGTTTATGCATGTGAGATGCTTAGCTCACATTGTGAATTTAATTGTGAGGTCTGGTTTGCATATAATGGAGAGGTCAGTAGCTTCAATTAGGAATGCTATTAGGTATGTGAGGAGTTCTCAGGCTAGAACAGATGCATTTAAGGTTTGTATGGAACAGACCAAGGTAGAGTGTAAAAAAATTTGCATTTTGGATGTTCCaacaaggtggaattccacctaccTGATGTTGGACACAGCTTTGGAGTTGAGGAAGGCATTTGATAGAATGGCAGAGGATGAAGATGTGAAGTACAGAAGTTattttgatgaagaagaagaattagaagaggaggaggatgatCAAGTTGTAGACAGGTCTAGAACACCAAGGAAGAGGGTTGGGCCACCAAAGGATGAAGATTGGGAGATGGCTGAAATTTTTGTGAATTTTCTTAGAGTTTTCTATCAAGTCACAGTGAATGTGAGTGCTTCACTGCACCCTACTTCACAGTTGGCTTTCCATGACATTGTAGCCATTAAGGCTGAGATCGATGATCTGTTTTGTAAGCCAATAGATGGAGAGTCAACTGAGACTGATAAGCTGCTATTTCAGATGGCAAACAAGATGAGAAAAAAGTATAGCAAATACTTTGATCAGTTAGACGACATCAATCAGCTTTTTCTTGTAGCAGTTGTGTTGGATCCTAGGTACAAGCTGAGGTACTTTGAATTCAATTGTGATAATATGCTTGGGTTAGATAGGTCAGAGATCAAAAGGAGGTCAAATGATGTGAAAGAGCTGTGGGTTAACCTCTGTGACCTATATGCAGCATCAATGGGTGCACAAGGTTCACAAAAGTCAAGAAGTGGAGAGAGTACAGCTATGGTTACGAGCAGCAGCAGTAAAAGTCAGAAAACTAAGGGAAGAGTTACTGGGAAAAGGAAGGTTATGCTTGAAGATTGGAATAGACAACTTGAAGAAGGTGATCAGGTGGTGGTTGGACATGAAGTTGATAGATATTTGCTTGACCCGATAGAAAAGCCTAAAGAAGGTGAAGATTGGAAGATTTTGCTTTGGTGGAAGCTTAATGGCAGTAAATATCCTAACTTGCAGGCTCTTGCTAGGGATGTACTACCCTTTCAAGTCTCCACAGTGGCTAGCGAGTCGAGTTTTAGTACTGGAAAAAGGGTTATGGACCCATATAGGAGCTCACTGACTCCAAAATCTGTAGAAGCACTGATCTGCCTTCAAAATTGGCTTAAGTCAGATAGTATTGTGGGGTTGGAATATATTCCAACcattgaagaaatggagttttatGAAAAAGTGGAGCAAG AACAAGCTGATGaagagaggaaaagaaaagagcaaGCTCAAAATGCAAGTGCTTCGAAGACAGCAAGGGATCCAAAGACAGCAAGGGATTCAAAGGCTGCAAAGATTCCCAAGACATCAGATGCAACAAAGTCTTCTAAGATTTCCAAGACATCAGATGCAACAAAGTCTTCTAAGACTTCTAAGCTTTCCAAATCCAAAAAATGA